A DNA window from Streptomyces sp. B21-083 contains the following coding sequences:
- a CDS encoding ThiF family adenylyltransferase — MTHDTDVHDTGAHDSDAHDTDLSDVAVAEAGAEAVTRNLGIVNEREQAALRAATVLVAGCGSVGGAVVEPLARLGVVRFRLADPDHFDVTNLNRQACVLADAGRPKPEVLAERVRAINPSAEVTVCPEGLTLENLDEALDGVHVAFDAIDPQMSAWVKYQLHERAAQRGIPVVAGADFGGKPAVYVFDYRRRPVPFYGTATAEAHRESRVWDSVRWFGRTHFPSDYLPVMADRLSNGGTWPQISYCVLGMGALGSRVVLDLLMNRRTRHVVTVDLHAAAMPRAAALAHRIRMPLELARTLRAVRTAARASAQTPARLRPPESTPASLPVRPLPERLAVVLRGARLAPSPYNAQPWRFEPVDGRTVRLAPDPGRWPSAAPDALGWAESLGCALGAMSYLAHGEWEGSSATADPGEADWFAGRFHCDRLRDDVLARQGALGLRSTHRDDLLRTPIDGTTLKRIELTCTERNLTLETITGATALGRLARTELDAARDGRSADGALWEWLRERARTEDGRRSFGDPSELLGVSGTTRAVGRVLGSRAVPPRWATPPSMATDRLRARGLRNCGAVLVLRGPRRTVTDRLDAGVALMRVWLALTEAGYAAQPLGHEFGGPVALRPGGGTDRDDTVLAVLRAGRATTAPAHQVTRCPTDTSVRWTGWTGQ, encoded by the coding sequence ATGACGCATGACACGGACGTTCACGACACGGGTGCTCACGACAGCGACGCTCACGACACGGACCTGTCCGACGTCGCCGTGGCGGAGGCCGGGGCCGAGGCGGTGACCCGCAACCTCGGCATCGTCAACGAGCGCGAGCAGGCCGCGTTGCGCGCGGCGACTGTGCTCGTGGCAGGCTGCGGCAGTGTCGGCGGCGCGGTGGTCGAGCCGCTGGCACGGCTCGGCGTGGTGCGCTTCAGGCTCGCCGACCCGGATCACTTCGACGTCACGAACCTGAACCGACAGGCCTGTGTGCTCGCTGACGCCGGCCGGCCGAAGCCCGAGGTGCTGGCCGAACGGGTGCGCGCCATCAACCCGTCGGCCGAAGTGACCGTGTGCCCGGAGGGGCTGACGCTGGAGAACCTGGACGAGGCGCTGGACGGCGTCCATGTCGCCTTCGACGCCATCGACCCGCAGATGTCCGCCTGGGTCAAGTACCAGCTCCACGAGCGGGCCGCACAGCGCGGCATCCCCGTTGTCGCGGGTGCGGACTTCGGCGGGAAGCCGGCCGTGTACGTCTTCGACTACCGTCGCCGTCCCGTGCCCTTCTACGGCACCGCCACCGCCGAGGCCCACCGGGAGAGCCGCGTCTGGGACTCGGTACGGTGGTTCGGCAGAACCCACTTCCCCAGTGACTACCTCCCGGTCATGGCCGACCGGCTGTCCAACGGCGGAACCTGGCCGCAGATCTCCTACTGTGTGCTCGGCATGGGCGCGTTGGGCAGCAGGGTGGTACTGGACCTGTTGATGAACCGCAGGACGCGGCATGTCGTCACCGTGGACCTGCACGCGGCGGCCATGCCCCGCGCGGCGGCGCTCGCCCACCGGATCCGGATGCCGCTGGAACTCGCGCGGACCCTGCGAGCGGTCCGGACGGCGGCCCGGGCATCGGCTCAGACTCCGGCCCGCCTCCGCCCGCCCGAGTCCACGCCCGCAAGCCTGCCCGTACGTCCGCTCCCCGAACGTCTCGCCGTCGTGCTGCGGGGCGCCCGGCTCGCACCGTCGCCCTACAACGCCCAGCCCTGGCGCTTCGAGCCTGTCGACGGGCGTACGGTGCGGCTCGCGCCGGACCCCGGGCGCTGGCCCTCCGCCGCACCTGACGCGCTGGGCTGGGCGGAGAGCCTCGGCTGTGCGCTGGGGGCGATGTCCTACCTCGCACACGGGGAGTGGGAGGGCAGTTCCGCCACCGCCGATCCGGGCGAGGCGGACTGGTTCGCGGGCCGGTTCCACTGCGACCGACTGCGTGACGACGTGCTCGCCCGGCAAGGAGCCCTCGGCCTGCGCAGCACCCACCGGGACGATCTGCTGCGGACACCGATCGACGGGACCACGCTGAAACGGATCGAACTGACGTGCACCGAGCGGAACCTCACCCTGGAAACGATCACCGGAGCCACGGCCCTGGGCCGGCTCGCCCGCACCGAGCTCGACGCCGCGCGGGACGGCCGCTCGGCCGACGGTGCGCTGTGGGAGTGGCTGAGGGAACGGGCGCGGACCGAGGACGGCCGGCGCTCGTTCGGTGATCCGAGCGAGCTGCTCGGAGTTTCGGGAACGACCCGTGCCGTCGGCCGCGTCCTGGGGAGCCGGGCGGTTCCACCCCGGTGGGCGACACCACCGTCCATGGCGACGGACCGGCTCCGGGCTCGCGGACTGCGCAACTGCGGAGCCGTACTGGTCCTGCGGGGCCCTCGGCGGACGGTCACCGACAGGCTCGACGCGGGCGTGGCGCTGATGCGCGTGTGGCTCGCGTTGACCGAGGCCGGATACGCCGCTCAGCCGCTGGGACACGAATTCGGCGGACCGGTCGCGCTCCGGCCCGGAGGCGGCACGGACCGGGACGACACGGTACTGGCGGTGCTGCGCGCGGGCCGGGCCACCACCGCGCCGGCCCACCAGGTGACGCGCTGCCCGACCGACACCTCCGTGCGGTGGACCGGATGGACGGGACAGTGA
- a CDS encoding winged helix-turn-helix transcriptional regulator: protein MRRTSFAHWPCSIARTMDLLGDWWTPLVLREAGYGIKRFDEFQESLGIARNTLTDRLRRLVEEGLMEKRPYQTQPVRYDYVLTEKGRDFHSVLLAMNRWGDRWLAGEEGPPVVTYHDVCQQESHAEVVCAACGEPMTADNTHSRMGPGYPPRLAERPDVAKRFAG from the coding sequence ATGAGACGTACTTCCTTCGCGCACTGGCCGTGCTCGATCGCTCGCACCATGGACCTGTTGGGTGACTGGTGGACGCCGCTGGTGCTGCGCGAGGCCGGGTACGGGATCAAGCGCTTCGACGAGTTCCAGGAGTCGCTCGGGATCGCGCGCAACACCCTGACCGACCGGTTGCGGCGGCTGGTGGAGGAGGGGCTGATGGAGAAGCGGCCCTACCAGACCCAGCCGGTGCGGTACGACTATGTCCTTACCGAGAAGGGCCGTGACTTCCATTCGGTGCTGCTGGCGATGAACCGCTGGGGGGACCGCTGGCTGGCCGGCGAGGAAGGCCCGCCGGTGGTGACGTACCACGACGTCTGTCAGCAGGAGAGTCATGCCGAAGTGGTGTGCGCCGCCTGCGGTGAGCCGATGACCGCCGACAACACCCACTCCAGGATGGGGCCGGGCTATCCGCCGCGCCTGGCCGAGCGCCCGGATGTGGCGAAGCGGTTCGCCGGCTGA
- a CDS encoding L-fuconate dehydratase gives MSSAESPVSASARIIALDVLDVRFPTSEHLDGSDAMNPEPDYSAAYVVLRTDAGDGLEGHALAFTTGRGNDVQAAAIAALVPHVVGLSVQEVCADLGAFSRSLVHDPQLRWLGPEKGAIHMATGAVVNAAWDLAAKRAGKPVWRFLGEMSPEELVAQVDFRWLSDALTPEEALEILKRADPSRAERITLLLDRGYPAYTTTPGWLGYSDEKLARLAREAVADGFTQIKLKVGASLEDDIRRMRAAREAVGAGIRIAVDANQRWDVQPAIDWMRELAPYDPYWIEEPTSPDDILGHAAVRTALTPIKVATGEHIANRVVFKQLLQAGSVDIVQIDSARVGGVNENLAILLLAAKFGVPVCPHAGGVGLCEMVQHLSMFDYIAVSGTTEDRVIEYVDHLHEHFVDPVRIADGHYLAPALPGLSAQMHPESFKEYTYPDGPVWAARVSRV, from the coding sequence ATGTCCTCCGCTGAGTCCCCCGTATCGGCATCTGCCCGCATCATCGCCCTGGACGTCCTCGACGTACGCTTCCCGACGTCGGAACACCTCGACGGCTCGGACGCGATGAACCCCGAACCCGACTACTCGGCCGCCTACGTGGTACTGCGTACCGACGCCGGCGACGGGCTGGAGGGCCACGCCCTGGCCTTCACCACGGGCCGCGGCAACGACGTCCAGGCCGCGGCCATCGCGGCCCTCGTCCCGCACGTCGTCGGCCTGTCGGTGCAGGAGGTGTGCGCCGACCTCGGCGCGTTCTCCCGCTCCCTGGTCCACGATCCCCAACTGCGCTGGCTGGGACCGGAGAAGGGCGCCATCCACATGGCGACCGGCGCCGTCGTCAACGCCGCCTGGGACCTCGCGGCCAAGCGCGCCGGCAAGCCCGTCTGGCGCTTCCTCGGCGAGATGTCGCCCGAGGAACTGGTCGCCCAGGTCGACTTCCGCTGGCTCAGCGACGCCCTCACCCCCGAAGAGGCGCTGGAGATCCTGAAGCGTGCCGACCCCAGCCGCGCGGAGCGCATCACCCTCCTCCTGGACCGCGGCTACCCCGCCTACACCACCACCCCCGGCTGGCTCGGCTACTCCGACGAGAAGCTGGCCCGCCTGGCCCGCGAAGCGGTCGCGGACGGCTTCACCCAGATCAAGCTGAAGGTCGGCGCGTCCCTGGAGGACGACATACGGCGCATGCGCGCCGCCCGCGAGGCCGTCGGGGCCGGGATCCGCATCGCTGTGGACGCCAACCAGAGATGGGACGTCCAGCCCGCGATCGACTGGATGCGCGAACTGGCCCCCTACGACCCGTACTGGATCGAGGAGCCCACCTCCCCCGACGACATCCTCGGCCACGCCGCCGTCCGCACGGCCCTCACCCCCATCAAGGTCGCCACCGGCGAACACATCGCCAACCGGGTCGTCTTCAAGCAGCTCCTCCAGGCCGGCTCCGTGGACATCGTCCAGATCGACTCCGCCCGGGTCGGCGGCGTCAACGAGAACCTCGCCATCCTGCTGCTCGCCGCGAAGTTCGGGGTGCCCGTCTGCCCGCACGCGGGCGGAGTCGGCCTGTGCGAGATGGTCCAGCACCTGTCGATGTTCGACTACATCGCCGTCTCCGGCACGACCGAGGACCGCGTCATCGAGTACGTCGACCACCTGCACGAGCACTTCGTGGACCCGGTACGCATCGCCGACGGCCACTACCTCGCCCCCGCCCTCCCCGGACTCAGCGCCCAGATGCACCCCGAGTCCTTCAAGGAGTACACGTACCCCGACGGCCCTGTGTGGGCCGCCCGTGTCTCCCGTGTCTGA
- a CDS encoding FadR/GntR family transcriptional regulator, giving the protein MSLTDKAIERIRELIRTGALPPGSKLPPEPDLAAQLGLSRNLAREAVKALAVARILEVRRGDGTYVTSLQPSLLLEGLGGAVELLQGDSGVLQDLMEVRRLLEPAATALAATRISDDQLAEVKTHLDAMREARDDVELLNAHDAAFHRAVVAATGNETLLTLLEGVSGRTLRARIWRGLVDDQAGGRTLAEHEAIYAALTTRDSALSQAAALLHVSNTAQALKEHLRDKQPLPFEEAAPK; this is encoded by the coding sequence GTGTCTCTGACGGACAAAGCTATCGAACGGATCCGCGAGCTGATCCGCACCGGCGCACTGCCGCCGGGATCGAAGCTCCCCCCGGAACCGGATCTGGCCGCCCAGCTGGGCCTGTCCCGCAACCTCGCCCGCGAGGCGGTCAAGGCACTGGCTGTCGCCCGAATCCTGGAGGTCCGCCGGGGCGACGGCACCTACGTCACCAGTCTCCAGCCCAGCCTGCTCCTGGAGGGACTCGGCGGGGCGGTGGAACTGCTGCAGGGCGACTCCGGCGTTCTGCAGGACCTCATGGAGGTGCGGCGGCTCCTCGAACCGGCCGCCACCGCACTGGCCGCCACCCGCATCTCCGACGACCAACTGGCCGAGGTCAAAACCCACTTGGACGCCATGCGCGAGGCCCGCGACGATGTCGAACTGCTCAACGCGCACGACGCGGCCTTCCACCGCGCGGTCGTCGCCGCGACGGGCAACGAAACACTGCTGACCCTGCTGGAGGGCGTCTCCGGCCGGACGCTGCGCGCACGGATCTGGCGTGGCCTGGTCGACGACCAGGCGGGGGGCCGGACCCTCGCCGAGCACGAGGCGATCTACGCGGCCCTCACCACGCGCGACAGCGCCCTCAGCCAGGCCGCCGCGCTGCTGCACGTCAGCAACACCGCGCAGGCACTGAAGGAGCACCTGCGCGACAAGCAGCCCCTCCCCTTCGAAGAGGCCGCACCGAAGTAG
- a CDS encoding SRPBCC family protein, producing MEWTGACYADKPTVEVPIWIAAPPERVWELVSDIELMPGLSTELRSVEWLDGRTGPALGARFVGRSEHESLGEWATTSHIVEYEPPSVFAWAIEDPEHPSAIWRFTLEPRDDGTLLREWMQLGPGRSGLSHAIDRMPEKEQKIVFVRMREFERNIGATLESIKKLAEDAGEMGV from the coding sequence ATGGAGTGGACGGGTGCGTGCTATGCGGACAAGCCGACGGTCGAGGTGCCGATCTGGATCGCTGCCCCGCCGGAACGGGTGTGGGAGCTGGTCTCCGACATCGAACTGATGCCCGGCCTGAGCACGGAACTGCGGTCCGTCGAGTGGCTGGACGGAAGGACGGGACCGGCGCTGGGAGCCCGGTTCGTGGGCAGGAGTGAGCATGAGTCGCTGGGGGAGTGGGCCACCACATCCCACATCGTCGAGTACGAACCCCCGAGTGTCTTCGCGTGGGCCATCGAGGACCCCGAACACCCCTCCGCGATCTGGCGGTTCACGCTCGAACCCCGGGACGACGGCACGCTGCTCCGGGAGTGGATGCAGTTGGGGCCCGGCCGCTCGGGCCTCTCCCATGCCATCGACCGCATGCCGGAGAAGGAACAGAAGATCGTCTTCGTGCGCATGCGTGAGTTCGAGCGGAACATCGGCGCCACTCTCGAATCGATCAAGAAGCTGGCCGAAGACGCCGGAGAGATGGGTGTGTGA
- a CDS encoding phenylacetate--CoA ligase family protein, which translates to MAPYYADDLTELVDFVRQHSPYYRDLYAQVPPGPVVLEDLPVLDHLSFWGANTAHDSRVLTGPLTDGIVFKSGGTTTEPKLSVYTRQELLGMSRLQGNGFEHAGLRPGDRIANLFYAGELYASFLFNVLCLQESSVPNVHLPIASAPLEYTAHVIHEFAATALLGPPTTICQLAAQLTESNHPAPDVHLVMFGGESFYEDQRPLLETAFPNARIRSMGYGSVDGGMLGAPVADDPDPRVHRTHRPQTVMEIVDDDTGETVREPGRPGRLVVTDLARRLMPVIRYPTGDRGAWVDREEGVFRLLGRSDEGARVGPITVYLEDLRAVVQQVAGGRPLVGTQVVQRRKDGRDELVVRIAGDLGDPDAVGKAVASRLDEIRPMFAEHVDAGLISPLTVECVPAAGLVVNSRTGKLLRLIDERTP; encoded by the coding sequence GTGGCCCCGTACTACGCCGACGACCTCACCGAACTCGTCGACTTCGTGCGTCAGCACTCGCCCTACTACCGAGACCTGTACGCCCAGGTACCGCCCGGGCCCGTGGTCCTGGAGGACCTCCCCGTCCTGGACCACTTGTCCTTCTGGGGCGCCAACACCGCCCATGACAGCAGGGTGCTCACCGGCCCGCTCACCGACGGCATCGTCTTCAAGTCCGGCGGCACCACCACCGAGCCCAAACTGTCCGTCTACACCAGACAGGAACTGCTGGGCATGAGCCGGCTCCAGGGCAACGGCTTCGAGCACGCCGGACTGCGTCCCGGCGACCGGATCGCCAACCTCTTCTACGCCGGGGAGCTGTACGCCAGCTTCCTGTTCAACGTGCTGTGCCTGCAGGAGTCCTCGGTACCGAACGTGCACCTGCCCATCGCGTCCGCCCCGCTGGAGTACACGGCACACGTCATCCACGAGTTCGCCGCCACCGCGCTCTTGGGACCACCGACCACGATCTGTCAACTCGCCGCCCAGCTCACCGAGTCGAACCACCCCGCGCCCGACGTCCACCTCGTGATGTTCGGCGGCGAGTCCTTCTACGAGGACCAACGCCCGCTTCTCGAAACGGCGTTCCCCAACGCCCGTATCCGCTCCATGGGTTACGGAAGCGTGGACGGCGGCATGCTCGGAGCGCCGGTGGCGGACGACCCTGATCCCCGGGTCCACCGCACCCACCGGCCGCAGACCGTGATGGAGATCGTCGACGACGACACGGGCGAGACCGTCAGGGAACCGGGCCGGCCCGGACGCCTGGTCGTGACCGATCTGGCCCGCCGGCTGATGCCCGTGATCCGGTATCCCACCGGGGACCGCGGCGCCTGGGTGGACCGCGAGGAAGGGGTGTTCCGGCTGTTGGGCCGCTCCGACGAGGGCGCCCGGGTCGGGCCGATCACCGTGTATCTGGAGGATCTGCGCGCCGTGGTGCAACAGGTGGCCGGCGGCCGGCCCCTCGTCGGCACGCAGGTGGTGCAGCGCCGTAAGGACGGCCGGGACGAGCTGGTGGTGCGGATCGCGGGCGACCTCGGTGATCCGGACGCCGTGGGCAAGGCCGTCGCGAGCCGGCTCGACGAGATCCGCCCGATGTTCGCGGAGCACGTCGACGCCGGGCTGATCAGCCCGCTGACGGTGGAGTGCGTTCCGGCCGCCGGGCTCGTCGTCAACTCCCGGACGGGAAAGCTCCTCCGGCTGATCGACGAACGCACGCCGTGA